From the genome of Nomia melanderi isolate GNS246 chromosome 14, iyNomMela1, whole genome shotgun sequence, one region includes:
- the GXIVsPLA2 gene encoding phospholipase A2 group XII isoform X2, whose product MTKVNREEVFRRLLPRVRNCVHLSYAWSGYGTGLLANLRDAVLSAESIFGDLFHNAITVAKKIKDIHEVFDAAVEENCIFQCPGGIAPKPDWNHKPQSNGCGSLGIEINQEYLPLAEMTKCCDAHDICYDTCNMDKEKCDLEFKRCLYKYCEGYQTATVINTCKAAAKMLFTGTTTLGCKSYMDAQKEACYCGDKWSKNKKPKKAAHAGGEL is encoded by the exons ATGACGAAAGTGAATCGCGAAGAAGTATTTCGTCGTTTGCTACCACGTGTCCGGAATTGTGTACACCTAT CATATGCTTGGTCCGGTTATGGTACGGGTTTGCTAGCCAACCTGAGAGATGCCGTTTTGTCCGCGGAATCGATTTTCGGGGACTTATTTCACAATGCGATCACCGTTGCGAAAAAGATTAAGGACATACATGAAGTGTTCGACGCTGCAGTGGAAGAAAATTGCATTTTCCAGTGTCCAGGAG gTATCGCGCCGAAACCAGACTGGAATCACAAACCGCAGAGCAATGGATGCGGTTCTCTGGGCATAGAG ATAAATCAAGAGTACCTACCGCTCGCGGAAATGACGAAGTGTTGCGATGCGCACGACATTTGCTACGACACCTGCAACATGGACAAGGAGAAGTGTGATCTGGAATTCAAAAGATGCCTGTACAAATACTGCGAAGGGTATCAAACGGCGACAGTGATAAACACGTGCAAGGCGGCTGCAAAAATGCTGTTCACGGGGACGACAACCTTAGGGTGTAAGAGTTACATGGACGCGCAAAAGGAGGCTTGCTATTGCGGCGACAAATGGAGCAAGAACAAGAAACCTAAGAAGGCCGCCCACGCCGGtggagaattataa
- the LOC116427208 gene encoding zinc finger CCHC domain-containing protein 24 has product MAACHPRAAVQHLQLPDPGQIGLGPSINSIGSQGPKPLAQQPHYPPHPLNWVYLAIADQNRAQPPDQGKLLPTIWSGFPATTPATTASQPYLHRAAGLTASGPIGGNLADSIGDLADHFTELALLDRRPTKRPPPSYLCHLCFKKGHYIKDCPQARPKGEGLTPYQGNKRCFGEYKCPKCKRKWMSGNSWANMGQECSKCHINVYPHKQRPVEKPDGLDVSDQSKAHPQHLCEKCKSLGYYCRKRTKGLVQNRMLSWEYGMNAPRPNVARVAL; this is encoded by the exons ATGGCCGCCTGTCACCCGCGAGCCGCGGTTCAACATTTGCAGCTGCCGGATCCGGGTCAGATCGGCCTCGGCCCTTCCATCAACAGCATCGGGAGCCAAGGCCCGAAACCTCTGGCGCAGCAGCCGCATTACCCGCCTCACCCGTTGAACTGGGTCTACCTAGCGATCGCCGATCAGAATCGAGCTCAACCGCCGGACCAG GGCAAGCTTCTACCGACGATTTGGAGCGGTTTCCCAGCGACCACGCCGGCCACGACGGCATCGCAGCCTTACCTGCACCGCGCCGCTGGATTGACCGCTTCCGGCCCGATAGGAGGCAACCTGGCAGACAGCATCGGCGATCTCGCGGATCATTTCACGGAGCTGGCCCTGCTGGACAGGAGGCCGACCAAAAGACCGCCTCCCAGTTACCTGTGCCACCTGTGCTTCAAGAAGGGCCACTACATCAAGGACTGCCCGCAG GCGAGGCCGAAGGGCGAGGGTCTGACGCCGTACCAGGGGAACAAACGATGCTTCGGGGAATACAAGTGTCCCAAGTGCAAACGCAAATGGATGTCGGGCAACAGCTGGGCGAATATGGGCCAAGAGTGCAGCAAATGCCACATAAACGTCTATCCGCACAAGCAG AGGCCCGTCGAGAAACCGGACGGACTGGACGTATCCGATCAAAGCAAGGCTCACCCGCAACACCTCTGCGAGAAGTGCAAGAGCCTGGGTTATTATTGCCGAAAGAGGACCAAGGGACTGGTTCAGAATCGCATGCTCTCGTGGGAGTACGGGATGAACGCGCCGCGACCCAACGTTGCTCGCGTTGCTCTTTGA
- the LOC116427210 gene encoding uncharacterized protein LOC116427210 yields MTMTKDQVNQLIKSDKVVIFSKTKCPYCKMAKTVFDNLKEKYTAIELDEREDGDEIQNILGEMTSARTVPRVFVKGVCLGGGTDVKKLFDNGELKQML; encoded by the exons ATGACCATGACAAAGGATCAAGTAAACCAACTTATCAAGTCGGACAAGGTGGTAATATTTTCGAAGACAAAATGTCCATATTGCAAAATGGCTAAAACG gtGTTCGATAATCTGAAGGAAAAATATACTGCTATTGAATTGGATGAGAGGGAGGATGGTGatgaaatccaaaatatattggGTGAAATGACTTCTGCCAGGACCGTTCCTAGGGTATTCGTGAAAGGAGTATGTTTAGGGGGTGGCACAGATGTAAAGAAGTTATTCGATAATGGAGAACTGAAGCAAATGTTGTAA
- the garz gene encoding sec7 domain-containing protein garz — protein MSRIAKMACPGGGLYVVEGEVCLLVTAMRRGARWSSHSHQDDDQDNLMKGLSTLKEALNEAKDLSQLEPGVFLAPFLEIIRSEETTGPVTSLALSAVNKMISYGLIDPDHPAIAQCVEAVADAVTHARFVGTDASGDGVVLMRILQVLRALTLSPAGDFLSNESICEIMLSCFRICFGPHLSELLRKTAEHCLRDMVQHLFTRLPQFADDTRALLNMRKMRTNSMESTRSKNRRNKSHFKQKVKPNPEDTDDSEVQLVNSVDRVKTGHLATTPVAPAGNIVDMQGSLEQGTMENAEDEKNDNKENGKKDLNEKSDTSKEEDVEDGTKCKDNDEGTVQSTNTSMDKEQPAQEECKNPENENADGQNQTKETPVVQQEIQENQSISDDRSPEMIQSPTGSVEDLSIDESSNSGQKTPKIKESEHVEEYINAQGVRFMSLQQLAPYGALCVRELFRFLVSLCSPLDKQNNEVMTHLGLSLLQVALEIAADALSNFPSLLALVKDDLCRNLILLLGTDRLSILAADLQVSFLLFESQREHLKFQMEHYITKLMEIVYSDSNRISYDQRELALEAIVRLWRIPGLPAELYLNYDCGLYSTNLYDELMKLLSKNASAIMGSMYSMQFISLDAIIMLISGMEIRCKGYKELCKPSRHSASANLPTREELLAIKSNKRWLVVGTEKFNESPREGIAKLTEHGLLGGSPGNPDPEKVAKFLKENPSLDKKAIGEYISKKENKNILNCFVHSFDLRNTRVDQALRLYLESFRLPGEAPLISLLLEKFAEHWHDSNGKPFASADAAFTLAYAVIMLNVDQHNYNVKRQNNPMTADEFKRNLKKVNGGSDFDQDMLDEIYTSIKGEEIVMPAEQTGLVKDNYLWKVLLRRGAGAESFYLKVGNAGEFVDKELAEQAWAPIISALCRAFDKAPDRSLQRRVAETFLRCASISAHYGMSSDLDTLVVSLCKFTGLATGGDPDQVVSQLGGSGKYHQLAARTLFKITHMHGDAIRASWKNIVDCLQSLYKARLLPKSLTEGEDFIDASGKISLLREPATPKPPPTDQGIFSSLYSYIALDTSRTSHPAEATARKRASEFVANCYLKQIIEESKFLQEESLRSLVGALLFSNHQDEDVSVFLLELLLEVTIQNRDRVTCIWPIVQAHMDGLLTTAARENHPYLLERVAVGMLRLAIRLLRGEECAWTVLPPLLPLTHLPSATTAPLARQIAYGLFELLKTGAANIHSTDDWKVVFSLLECAGAGALSPKQSNTVLDEVTNSRTSVLDPRPISPVPEWMLMSPTGTEAPLPVAADTIILDRDLQQHDPAALIKCCESLTFLVRDVAHVTPFNFELCIRCVRTFAEAVLQCTGKRSRMHSSVEEPVGYQQCPIQLLDLMHTLHTRTAQVFRWWAEESNSTEPVSLWPQAWRPLLQGIARLCCDARRPVRTAAITYLQSTLLAHDLAQLSAVEWSQCLEQVLFPLLAQLLGPIAANDPIGVEETRVRAAMLLSKVFLHHLNPLLTLPGFLPLWLTVLDLLRAYMHADNSELLFEAIPESLKNMLLVMSSANVLAPDSNLWTPTWRTIDGFLPNLKDELFPEPPPPPVPSQTQQTQVISLVEQQQPSFTGSIAPQPETVANETEQPPEEQEADAQLAATEATNPSLANNSVSISVPLTPSLFDDLYKQEPQRVGTVNRANSSETTAISSTAATMFNSAAYFSEDPAADRLFAVTNP, from the exons ATGAGCAGGATCGCGAAAATGGCCTGTCCAGGTGGTGGTCTGTACGTCGTCGAGGGAGAGGTTTGTCTCCTCGTGACGGCTATGAGACGGGGTGCTCGATGGTCTTCGCATTCTCATCAG GATGATGATCAGGACAATCTTATGAAGGGTTTGTCTACCTTGAAAGAAGCACTGAATGAAGCAAAAGATCTGTCCCAGTTGGAACCAGGAGTGTTTCTAGCACCATTCCTAGAAATAATAAGATCGGAAGAAACAACAGGACCTGTTACGAGCCTTGCATTATCTGCTGTTAACAAAATGATATCTTATGGCCTGATTG ATCCAGATCATCCTGCAATAGCACAATGCGTAGAAGCTGTTGCAGATGCAGTAACACATGCAAGATTTGTGGGGACAGATGCATCTGGAGACGGAGTTGTTTTAATGAGAATACTTCAGGTTCTAAGAGCTCTAACATTATCTCCAGCTGGAGATTTTCTGTCGAATGAAAGCATTTGTGAAATTATGCTCAGTTGTTTCAGGATATGTTTTGGACCACatctaagtgaattattaagaaaaacagCTGAGCATTGTCTGAGAGATATGGTTCAACATCTCTTTACTCGTTTACCCCAGTTCGCTGATGACACAAGAGCTCTATTGAACATGAGGAAAATGAGAACCAACAGTATGGAAAGCACTCGTAGTAAAAACAGGAGAAATAAGAGTCATTTTAAACAGAAGGTCAAACCAAATCCAGAAGATACGGATGACAGTGAAGTTCAACTTGTAAACTCTGTTGATAGAGTGAAAACAGGTCATTTGGCAACAACACCTGTTGCTCCTGCAGGAAATATTGTGGATATGCAAGGATCGTTGGAACAAGGAACTATGGAAAATGCAGAAGATGAGAAGAACGATAACAAGGAAAATGGTAAAAAAGATTTAAACGAAAAAAGTGACACTTCCAAAGAGGAAGATGTTGAAGATGGAACGAAATGTAAGGATAACGATGAGGGAACCGTACAGAGTACAAATACTTCAATGGATAAAGAACAACCTGCACAGGAggaatgtaaaaatccagaaaatGAAAACGCGGATGGACAGAATCAAACGAAAGAAACGCCTGTGGTTCAACAGGAAATTCAAG AAAACCAATCGATTAGCGATGACAGGAGTCCGGAAATGATACAGTCTCCGACGGGAAGTGTAGAAGATTTATCGATAGACGAAAGTAGCAATAGTGGACAGAAAACGCCTAAGATAAAGGAATCCGAACACGTCGAGGAATATATTAATGCCCAAGGAGTTCGATTCATGTCACTTCAACAATTAGCGCCATATGGTGCTCTATGCGTTCGTGAATTATTTCGTTTTCTCGTGTCCCTCTGCAGCCCTCTTGATAAACAGAATAACGAAGTAATGACCCATTTGGGTCTTAGTTTGTTACAAGTAGCTTTAGAAATCGCAGCTGACGCCCTTTCCAATTTTCCATCGTTACTTGCTCTCGTGAAAGATGATCTTTGTCGAAATCTTATCTTG CTTCTTGGCACGGATCGACTGTCGATCCTTGCAGCTGATTTGCAAGTGTCGTTCCTACTGTTTGAATCACAGAGAGAACATTTAAAATTCCAAATGGAACATTACATAACGAAATTAATGGAAATCGTGTACTCTGACTCGAATAGGATATCATACGATCAACGGGAATTGGCGCTGG AAGCCATTGTAAGGTTGTGGAGAATACCCGGGTTGCCCGCAGAACTGTATCTAAATTATGACTGCGGTTTATACTCGACAAATTTGTACGATGAATTAATGAAACTCCTGTCGAAG AACGCCTCTGCGATAATGGGAAGTATGTACAGTATGCAGTTCATCTCATTAGATGCCATAATTATGCTGATTTCTGGTATGGAAATCAGATGTAAAGGGTACAAAGAGTTGTGTAAACCTTCGCGTCACAGCGCTTCAGCGAATCTTCCTACGCGAGAAGAATTGCTCGCTATAAAGTCTAATAAGCGG TGGCTGGTGGTGGGAACGgaaaaatttaacgaaagtCCAAGGGAAGGTATTGCTAAGCTGACGGAACACGGTTTATTGGGCGGCAGCCCAGGTAATCCCGATCCAGAGAAAGTAGCTAAATTTTTGAAAGAGAATCCCAGTCTGGACAAGAAAGCTATCGGGGAATATATCagtaaaaaggaaaacaagaatattttaaactgtTTCGTTCATAGTTTCGATTTAAGGAATACGCGTGTCGATCAAGCCCTACGCCTGTACTTGGAATCGTTTCGACTCCCTGGCGAAGCGCCACTCATCTCTTTGTTGCTCGAAAAATTCGCGGAACATTGGCAC GATAGTAATGGCAAGCCGTTTGCTTCAGCAGACGCCGCATTTACTTTGGCATACGCTGTGATCATGTTAAACGTTGATCAACATAATTACAACGTGAAACGACAGAACAATCCAATGACTGCCGATgagtttaaaagaaatttgaagaagGTTAACGGCGGATCCGATTTCGATCAGGATATGCTCGATGAAATTTATACTTCCATTAA GGGCGAGGAAATTGTAATGCCAGCCGAACAGACTGGCTTGGTAAAGGATAATTACTTGTGGAAAGTCTTATTGCGCAGAGGCGCTGGAGCTGAAAGCTTCTACCTGAAAGTTGGGAATGCCGGAGAATTCGTGGATAAGGAACTGGCTGAGCAGGCTTGGGCTCCCATCATTAGCGCACTTTGTCGAGCGTTCGATAAAGCACCCGACAGATCGTTGCAACGCCGAGTTGCGGAAACATTCCTCCG ATGTGCTTCGATAAGCGCTCATTACGGCATGAGCAGCGATTTAGACACGCTTGTGGTCAGTTTGTGTAAGTTCACAGGTCTTGCCACCGGTGGTGATCCTGATCAGGTGGTCTCGCAGCTTGGAGGGAGCGGCAAGTATCATCAGTTAGCTGCGAGAACCCTCTTTAAAATCACTCACATGCATGGGGATGCGATAAGAGCCTCGTGGAAGAACATCGTCGACTGTTTGCAGTCATTGTACAAAGCAAGGTTGTTACCAAAGAGCCTCACCGAGGGAGAAGATTTCATAGATGCGTCCGGGAAGATATCTTTGCTGCGAGAACCGGCTACGCCAAAACCACCGCCCACCGATCAAGGAATATTCTCCAGCTTGTATTCTTACATAGCACTGGATACCTCGCGCACTTCTCATCCGGCGGAAGCGACAGCTAGGAAAAGGGCCAGCGAATTCGTGGCCAACTGTTACCTCAAACAGATCATCGAGGAGAGCAAATTCTTACAAGAAGAATCCCTTCGCTCTCTCGTCGGTGCTCTGCTCTTTAGCAATCATCAGGACGAAGATGTCTCCGTATTCCTACTGGAACTTTTGTTGGAAGTAACCATTCAGAATCGCGACAGGGTAACGTGCATTTGGCCAATAGTTCAAGCGCACATGGATGGTCTATTGACGACAGCTGCAAGAGAAAATCATCCCTATCTTCTGGAACGAGTAGCAGTTGGAATGTTAAGACTGGCGATCAGATTGCTGCGAGGAGAAGAATGCGCGTGGACTGTACTACCTCCTTTGTTACCGCTAACCCATCTACCTTCAGCGACAACGGCGCCTCTCGCTCGGCAGATCGCATACGGTTTATTCGAGTTACTGAAAACTGGAGCTGCTAATATTCACAGCACAGATGATTGGAAAGTGGTGTTCAGTTTGCTAGAATGCGCCGGGGCTGGTGCATTGTCACCGAAGCAATCTAATACGGTACTAGACGAAGTAACGAATTCCAGGACGTCGGTGTTAGATCCCAGGCCCATTAGTCCTGTACCTGAATGGATGCTAATGTCACCCACGGGAACAGAAGCGCCTCTTCCAGTGGCCGCCGACACAATTATTCTCGACCGAGATTTGCAACAGCACGATCCAGCCGCCCTGATTAAGTGCTGCGAAAGCTTAACGTTTCTAGTCAGAGATGTGGCGCATGTGACCCCGTTCAACTTCGAACTGTGCATTCGTTGCGTGAGAACGTTCGCTGAGGCGGTTCTCCAATGCACAGGGAAAAGAAGCAGGATGCACAGTTCAGTAGAAGAACCAGTCGGGTATCAGCAGTGTCCTATTCAGCTGCTGGATCTGATGCACACGTTGCACACTCGAACCGCTCAAGTGTTTCGATGGTGGGCAGAAGAGAGCAACTCTACGGAGCCAGTTTCCCTGTGGCCACAGGCGTGGAGGCCACTGTTGCAAGGTATCGCGAGATTGTGTTGCGACGCGCGCAGACCGGTTCGCACTGCGGCAATAACATATCTACAGAGCACGCTTCTAGCTCACGATTTAGCTCAATTATCAGCGGTGGAGTGGTCCCAGTGTTTGGAGCAAGTGCTCTTCCCTTTGCTGGCTCAATTGCTAGGACCGATAGCGGCGAACGATCCCATCGGAGTCGAAGAAACGAGGGTCAGGGCGGCTATGCTGCTATCCAAGGTTTTCCTTCATCATCTGAACCCTCTGCTGACCCTTCCCGGATTTCTACCTTTATGGCTCACCGTCCTAGATTTGCTTCGCGCGTATATGCACGCGGACAATAGCGAATTACTCTTCGAAGCCATACCGGAATCTTTGAAGAACATGCTGCTCGTGATGTCCTCTGCCAACGTTTTAGCACCGGACTCGAATCTGTGGACACCTACCTGGAGGACTATCGACGGATTCTTGCCTAACCTAAAGGACGAATTGTTCCCCGAGCCACCTCCGCCTCCGGTACCATCGCAGACACAACAGACACAAGTAATCAGTTTGGTAGAGCAGCAGCAGCCGTCGTTCACGGGATCTATCGCGCCGCAACCGGAGACCGTGGCGAATGAAACCGAACAACCACCAGAGGAGCAAGAAGCTGACGCTCAACTCGCAGCAACGGAAGCTACGAATCCTAGTCTAGCGAACAACTCCGTCTCTATATCAGTTCCGTTGACGCCATCGTTGTTCGATGACCTCTATAAGCAGGAACCGCAGCGCGTTGGAACGGTGAACCGTGCGAACTCGTCCGAG ACGACAGCTATAAGCTCTACGGCGGCGACGATGTTTAATTCTGCGGCGTATTTTAGCGAGGATCCCGCGGCGGATCGACTATTCGCCGTGACCAATCCTTGA
- the GXIVsPLA2 gene encoding phospholipase A2 group XII isoform X1, translating to MTKVNREEVFRRLLPRVRNCVHLCKSNHLKISTGRWNSVSAVCKESVTMDFLQYRKVLVYVLTFLAYAWSGYGTGLLANLRDAVLSAESIFGDLFHNAITVAKKIKDIHEVFDAAVEENCIFQCPGGIAPKPDWNHKPQSNGCGSLGIEINQEYLPLAEMTKCCDAHDICYDTCNMDKEKCDLEFKRCLYKYCEGYQTATVINTCKAAAKMLFTGTTTLGCKSYMDAQKEACYCGDKWSKNKKPKKAAHAGGEL from the exons ATGACGAAAGTGAATCGCGAAGAAGTATTTCGTCGTTTGCTACCACGTGTCCGGAATTGTGTACACCTATGTAAGTCGAATCACCTAAAAATATCCACGGGCCGGTGGAACAGTGTGTCGGCAGTGTGTAAGGAATCTGTGACAATGGATTTTTTGCAATATCGAAAAGTCCTGGTTTACGTTTTAACTTTCCTAGCATATGCTTGGTCCGGTTATGGTACGGGTTTGCTAGCCAACCTGAGAGATGCCGTTTTGTCCGCGGAATCGATTTTCGGGGACTTATTTCACAATGCGATCACCGTTGCGAAAAAGATTAAGGACATACATGAAGTGTTCGACGCTGCAGTGGAAGAAAATTGCATTTTCCAGTGTCCAGGAG gTATCGCGCCGAAACCAGACTGGAATCACAAACCGCAGAGCAATGGATGCGGTTCTCTGGGCATAGAG ATAAATCAAGAGTACCTACCGCTCGCGGAAATGACGAAGTGTTGCGATGCGCACGACATTTGCTACGACACCTGCAACATGGACAAGGAGAAGTGTGATCTGGAATTCAAAAGATGCCTGTACAAATACTGCGAAGGGTATCAAACGGCGACAGTGATAAACACGTGCAAGGCGGCTGCAAAAATGCTGTTCACGGGGACGACAACCTTAGGGTGTAAGAGTTACATGGACGCGCAAAAGGAGGCTTGCTATTGCGGCGACAAATGGAGCAAGAACAAGAAACCTAAGAAGGCCGCCCACGCCGGtggagaattataa
- the LOC116427211 gene encoding uncharacterized protein LOC116427211 — protein sequence MGNTGSSQPSRTRKDRRKEANDGADDRPGRNTKKRATNGCVARSRPKGTVRCRTTNPFLIFFLRLRSKKPKEHVTVIARTAGRLWTQMTPEQRKKYIDLANAEKKRREGSRRKTRKSR from the exons ATGGGAAACACCGGATCCTCGCAGCCGTCCAGGACACGGAAGGACCGGAGGAAAGAAGCCAACGACGG CGCAGATGACCGACCCGGGAGGAACACGAAGAAGAGGGCTACTAACGGTTGCGTGGCCAGGTCGAGACCGAAGGGGACGGTCAGATGTCGGACGACGAATCCCTTCTTAATTTTCTTCCTTCGGTTACGCAGCAAGAAACCGAAGGAGCATGTGACAGTGATCGCGAGGACTGCTGGAAGATTATGGACGCAAATGACTCCGGAACAAAGGAAGAAGTACATAGATCTGGCGAACGCTGAGAAGAAGAGGCGAGAAGGGAGTAGAAGAAAGACTAGAAAATCGAGGTGA